Proteins encoded together in one Thermodesulfobacteriota bacterium window:
- a CDS encoding VOC family protein, with protein sequence MKAKAIDHICFVVRDLDAAVARYRDTLGMEPDGFYTAPSESIRVARYYLENVALELMEPTKPDSEVGRFLEKRGEGFFLISYRVDDVAAGLAELKEKHYRTIDRAPRELMGNRYAFIAPPPQMHGVLTEILDGDFDRSYDDGGDDA encoded by the coding sequence ATGAAGGCCAAGGCCATCGACCATATCTGCTTCGTCGTGCGCGACCTGGACGCCGCGGTCGCGCGCTACCGGGACACCCTGGGGATGGAGCCCGACGGGTTCTACACGGCGCCCTCCGAGAGCATCCGGGTGGCCCGGTACTACCTGGAGAACGTGGCCCTCGAGCTCATGGAGCCCACGAAGCCCGACAGCGAGGTGGGCCGCTTCCTGGAAAAGCGCGGGGAGGGGTTCTTCCTCATCTCCTACCGGGTGGACGACGTGGCGGCGGGCCTCGCCGAGCTCAAGGAGAAGCACTACCGCACCATCGACCGGGCGCCCCGGGAGCTCATGGGCAACCGCTACGCCTTCATCGCCCCGCCCCCCCAGATGCACGGCGTGCTCACCGAGATCCTGGACGGGGACTTCGACCGGAGCTATGACGACGGGGGGGATGACGCGTGA
- a CDS encoding MoxR family ATPase, which translates to MEPTFSSVDAIIEALGREHYVAEPSLATVLYLSQVLEKPLFLEGAPGVGKTELAVVLARALDTALIRLQCYEGLDASMALYEWNYPRQILEIKLQEACGDRERLAATIFREEFLIKRPLLQAIQHPGPRPAVLLIDELDRADEEFEAFLLELLADYQITIPELGTVRAAVKPLVLVTSNRTRDVHDALKRRCLYHWIDYPDFEKEYAIVRSRLPRVEAELAAQVCRFMEHIRTEEYLKKPGVAETLDWAAALLALNRHSLDAGAVEDTLGCIFKNQQDIQVFRGEVWADEARREAYLREVKEKVC; encoded by the coding sequence ATGGAGCCGACGTTCTCCTCCGTCGACGCCATCATCGAGGCCCTGGGGCGGGAGCACTACGTCGCCGAGCCGTCGCTGGCCACGGTGCTCTACCTGAGCCAGGTGCTGGAGAAGCCCCTCTTTCTGGAGGGGGCGCCCGGGGTGGGGAAGACCGAGCTCGCGGTGGTGCTCGCCCGGGCCCTGGACACGGCATTGATCCGCCTCCAGTGCTACGAGGGGCTCGACGCCTCCATGGCCCTCTACGAGTGGAACTACCCCCGCCAGATCCTGGAGATCAAGCTCCAGGAGGCCTGCGGCGACCGGGAGCGGCTCGCCGCGACGATCTTCCGGGAGGAGTTTCTCATCAAGCGACCGCTCCTCCAGGCCATCCAGCACCCCGGGCCCCGCCCCGCCGTGCTCCTCATCGACGAGCTCGACCGGGCCGACGAGGAGTTCGAGGCGTTCCTCCTGGAGCTCCTGGCCGACTACCAGATCACCATCCCGGAGCTCGGCACCGTGCGGGCGGCGGTCAAGCCCCTCGTCCTCGTGACCTCCAACCGCACCCGCGACGTGCACGACGCCCTCAAGCGCCGCTGTCTGTACCACTGGATCGACTACCCGGATTTCGAGAAGGAGTACGCCATCGTGCGGAGCCGTCTGCCCCGGGTCGAAGCCGAGCTCGCGGCCCAGGTGTGCCGGTTCATGGAGCACATCCGCACCGAGGAATACCTGAAGAAGCCCGGGGTGGCCGAGACCCTGGACTGGGCGGCGGCGCTCTTGGCGCTCAACCGCCACAGCCTGGACGCGGGGGCCGTGGAGGACACCCTGGGGTGCATCTTCAAGAACCAGCAGGACATCCAGGTCTTCCGGGGCGAGGTCTGGGCCGACGAGGCGCGGCGCGAGGCCTACCTGCGCGAGGTGAAGGAGAAGGTG